Proteins encoded within one genomic window of Vanrija pseudolonga chromosome 3, complete sequence:
- the mus81 gene encoding Crossover junction endonuclease mus81 — MANGRRPSVLTGGFESSSDDDKSNNGHAAVGGVGSAPSSRSTGRPVIGLPMLQEVQAHHHAGATGSGRRRAQSLMSPPVAHDAAATGGGAGGGGGGGAAFAPPSPVGSRRSSRMQRPYTGSPLSPRGPSAAAGVGGASTATGSPRFGPTSAGLGQEPSWRVTAPSGGEATSSGWEDDMVRQRPRKLRSVDENKPQDHQQHQEQHHKPSPLTLSLGLGSLRNEAVLSSDQIQALLQDADVSSAIQLMSNPPPSSRAHRQSIIAPSPDVSHSATTQPPTSTSVELPPVSKPYLVSAPPALTSGGADWGGRDRSPSISSTVAPSPMRNVTPATGGRRRALSNATLGGDSDGGHIPFTHHVPPIPAGDTDIEEASEDDIGHSDNPTSAHFSANEGAVLTPKTPDMSAVPPKAKDDSGSRRRISGFFNRGKKRAPSPNQAPPERLERLAPPASSSPAPTPARRHAETQAVRQKMDRDAEIKNAERARRQQEQLQEQQYRARLTVNAHPAAQRKALAASTHLDAYYSAINEGLENPPKFDPLAVLRWKHATEAQTDKRIKWETEHAADLERLHASRALSPLPWNAGASKTSLGSSPMIGSSPRYEALRPSFDTRRSRTTGSNGEPLIAPGWHYTMDDVNEYNECKGAVDYFYPPVLPPIPDTQEVHPSPGPPESNGSAVCTSGIPSQKSMSILRGPLESLKTAAKDVRRNIAGAVADFDDSEPAPGDANGQNRLYIHNHNSFRDRANMLRRNIGTGNAHAGGEASTGTSDDEHGNLRRLFGRGVVSGGVARMASNLGGPRKANNVEAEANQVSRAAELREWENVYAREQRAKERQAKRERQATEMELAAAARIAQVEDEIYSERLGILGKARSRLEQADVANTKMDYTVAHFTEQLDQVQAVFRHTADVDVSFPGLNALKKPPTRSASKDEDETVDSLGPLVAESDKGYFSAVGSGSNRPRPPRKPAAAPQVTLQSFGLGVLGPRRSVLDPITGTHVDPIGRLQLTLDRGRDVKNGFAAGRADAAQQLRDINTTIDSLIKQKESVRSWIKHLLPRIGKLKEERANIAVKIKGGVNARMWRSSDIAVDLFVRWAMGLVSYFIRIARGINWVRRVEVGWFLWSCLGAIAAMLVFFFVTGDTPNGAPVSAAMSASLSDLRDAAREKGLKTSDVYSKACRSLVACPVPYDRPRDLAQLQGIGPKTVALLEAKLKKHCEETGMACPASPERPRPAARRPAARRPAARRPAAAAAESDEEPAPPPKKRKPAQPKVYIPQRGSGAYGLLLGLLLSIDDPSNIQNWMTKGELTRASQAYCDSPYDHSERGGYHTAWNGMKTLVNKGYTLVMGSPHRYCLTEDGYDVAVTLRNMHPEFASLPKLLPLARREEIPPSPAASEGTARAALPPPAAPRSGKFGFWYLDARGKRVDSIDSARLRLDPEEFIALRQIEFRESQRTHPITAQLRLIADFPTLNDDGVATLTAFIVEDGAPPFRLSQSGIGKVFYVVEDFQLAERMEFHGAKIMTAKSQIQVISGFFLKETHKLNDTIDFLATMTSVIERTHRDLEMIPPRFISRTSYSSLQATLRKTYPDKAFLTSFDSYQALNDKSGSRTVYETLARMLLCVKGMSPERVAAVLDNYEKAPL, encoded by the exons ATGGCGAATGGGAGACGGCCCTCGGTGCTCACGGGCGGGTTCGAGTCGAGctctgacgacgacaagagcAACAATGGCCATGCTGCTGTTGGTGGTGTTGGAAGCGCGCCAAGTAGTCGCTCGACAGGCCGCCCAGTGATCGGTTTACCAATGCTGCAAGAGGTCCAAGCGCACCACCACGCGGGTGCGACTGGTTCGggacgccgccgtgcccagAGCTTGATGTCACCACCAGTCGCGCacgacgctgctgctactggtggtggtgctggtggtggcggcggagggggcgcCGCGTTCGCACCTCCTTCGCCCGTTGGTTCGCGGCGCTCATCGCGCATGCAACGCCCGTATACTGGATCACCACTCTCACCTCGTGGTCCaagtgctgctgctggagtTGGTGGTGCATCAACAGCAACTGGATCGCCCCGCTTCGGTCCAACCTCTGCAGGCCTGGGACAAGAGCCAAGTTGGCGCGTAACGGCGCCTAGCGGCGGCGAAGCGACTTCCTCGGGCTGGGAAGACGACATGGTGCGACAGCGTCCTCGCAAGCTACGCTCTGTCGACGAAAACAAGCCGCAGGATCATCAGCAGCATCAAGAGCAACATCATAAACCGAGCCCATTGACGCTAAGTCTGGGCTTGGGCAGCTTGCGCAACGAGGCCGTCCTCAGCTCGGATCAGATCCAGGCGCTCCTCCAAGACGCAGACGTGTCATCGGCTATCCAGCTCATGTCCAACCCTCCTCCATCGTCGCGCGCACATCGCCAGTCGATCATTGCACCGTCTCCTGATGTGTCACATTCAGCAACAACACAGCCTCccacgtcgacctcggtcgAACTCCCGCCAGTGTCCAAGCCCTACCTTGTTTCCGCCCCGCCAGCGCTCACTAGCGGTGGCGCCGATTGGGGAGGTCGCGATCGATCACCAAGTATCAGCTCAACCGTCGCTCCCTCGCCTATGCGCAACGTTACACCGGCCACGGGTGGTCGCCGGCGTGCACTTTCCAACGCGACACTTGgtggcgacagcgacggtGGTCACATCCCCTTCACACACCACGTACCTCCCATCCCAGCTGGCGACACGGACATTGAGGAAGCAagcgaggacgacattgGCCACTCTGACAACCCAACCAGTGCCCATTTCTCGGCTAATGAGGGCGCCGTCTTGACTCCAAAGACACCAGATATGAGCGCGGTGCCTCCAAAGGCAAAGGACGACTCTGGatctcgccgccgcatcaGTGGCTTTTTCAACCGTGGCAAGAAACGAGCGCCATCACCAAATCAAGCTCCCCCAGAACGCCTAGAACGCCTCGCTCCCCcagcttcctcctcgcccgccccgaCACCAGCACGAAGGCACGCGGAAACACAAGCCGTGCGACAGAAGATggaccgcgacgccgagataAAGAACGCTGAGCGGGCACGCCGTcagcaggagcagctgcAAG AGCAGCAGTACCGCGCAAGGTTGACTGTCAATGCGCACCCTGCCGCGCAGCGCAAGGCCCTGGCTGCGTCGACTCACCTCGACGCGTACTACAGCGCGATTAACGAAGGGCTCGAGAACCCGCCAAAGTTTGATCCCCTCGCCGTCTTGCGCTGGAAGCACGCAACCGAGGCGCAGACGGACAAGAGAATCAAATGGGAGACGGAGCATGCTGCCGACTTGGAGCGACTGCATGCGTCTCGTgcgttgtcgccgctgccttgGAATGCTGGTGCCAGCAAGACAAGCCTGGGCTCATCGCCAATGatcggctcgtcgccacgCTACGAAGCACTGCGCCCATCCTTTGACACAAGGCGCAGCCGCACGACAGGATCCAATGGCGAACCCCTCATTGCTCCTGGCTGGCATTACACAATGGACGACGTCAACGAATACAACGAGTGCAAGGGTGCAGTCGACTACTTCTATCCGCCCGTTCTTCCGCCCATCCCAGACACGCAAGAAGTTCACCCTTCGCCTGGACCGCCCGAGTCAAACGGCTCCGCGGTTTG CACGAGCGGTATCCCTTCTCAAAAGTCGATGAGCATTCTCCGCGGTCCTCTCGAGAGCCTCAAGACAGCAGCCAAGGACGTCAGACGCAACATTGCTGGAGCTGtggccgactttgacgactCAGAGCCCGCACCAGGCGACGCAAACGGACAGAACCGCCTCTACATCCACAACCACAACAGCTTCAGGGACAGAGCCAACATGCTTCGTCGGAACATTGGCACTGGTAacgcccacgccggcggcgaggcgtcCACTGGCACCTCGGATGACGAGCACGGTaacctccgccgcctgttCGGTAGAGGCGTTGTCTCGGGCGGTGTCGCGCGCATGGCGTCCAACCTTGGAGGGCCGCGGAAAGCCAACAacgtcgaggccgaagcCAACCAGGTGTCACGAGCGGCCGAGTTACGCGAGTGGGAGAACGTCTATGCACGCGAACAGCGTGCCAAGGAGCGTCAGGCCAAACGCGAGCGCCAGGCTACGGAAATGGAGCTGGCTGCGGCAGCACGAATTGCACAGGTCGAGGACGAAATCTACTCTGAGCGTTTAGG AATCCTTGGCAAGGCCAGGAGTCGCCTGGAGCAGGCCGATGTCGCCAACACCAAGATGGACTACACGGTCGCGCACTTCACTGAGCAGCTCGACCAGGTCCAGGCCGTCTTCCGCCACACTGCCGACGTTGACGTCTCGTTCCCTGGTCTCAACGCCTTGAAGAAACCCCCTACACGAAGTGCTtccaaggacgaggacgagacggTGGACAGCCTCGGTCCTCTTGTCGCCGAGTCCGACAAGGGTTACTTCAGCGCTGTGGGCTCAGGCTCGAACCGGCCTCGACCACCAAGGAAGCCGGCTGCAGCTCCTCAAGTCACCCTCCAGTCGTTTGGCCTCGGCGTTCTTGGGCCTCGTCGTTCGGTGCTGGATCCGATTACCGGCACCCATGTCGACCCTATCGGTCGCCTGCAGCTGACGCTGGACCGCGGCCGTGACGTCAAGAACGGCTTCGCCGcgggccgcgccgacgctgcaCAGCAGTTACGCGATATCAACACCACTATCGACAGTCTAATCAAGCAGAAGGAATCGGTTCGCAGCTGGATCAAGCATCTCTTGCCCCGGATCGGaaagctcaaggaggagcgcgccaaCATTGCCGTCAAGATCAAGGGCGGCGTCAACGCCAGAATGTGGAGGTCGTCAGACATTGCAGTCGACCTCTTTGTGCGCTGGGCCATGGGCCTCGTGTCGTACTTTATCCGCATTGCCCGCGGTATCAATTgggtccgccgcgtcgaggttggcTGGTTCCTTTGGTcctgcctcggcgccatcgcggccatgctcgtcttcttcttcgtcaCTGGCGACACCCCCAACGGCGCGCCCGTGTCAGCCGCGATGTCTGCCTCGCTCTCGGAt ctgcgcgacgccgcgcgcgaaAAGGGCCTCAAGACATCCGACGTCTACTCCAAggcgtgccgctcgctcgtggcCTGCCCCGTGCCGTACGACCgcccgcgcgacctcgcgcagctgcagGGCATCGGGCCCAAGACGGTCGCGCTactcgaggccaagctgaAGAAACACTGCGAGGAGACGGGCATGGCGTGCCCCGCGTCGCCTGAGC GCCCACGCCCCGCCGCAAGACGCCCCGCCGCAAGACGCCCCGCCGCAAgacgccccgccgctgcagctgccGAATCTGACGAGgagcccgccccgccgccaaagaAGCGCAAGCCCGCCCAGCCGAAAGTGTACATCCCGCAGCGCGGCTCGGGCGCCtacggcctcctcctcggcctgctgctgtcgATTGACGACCCGTCCAACATCCAGAACTGGATGACCAAGGGCGAgctcacgcgcgcgtcgcaggCGTACTGCGACAGCCCATACGACCACTCCGAGCGCGGGGGGTACCACACGGCATGGAACGGCATGAAGACGCTCGTGAACAAGGGATACACGCTTGTCATGGGCAGCCCGCACCGCTACTGCCTCACCGAGGACGGTTACGACGTCGCGGTTACCTTGCGCAACATGCACCCCGAGTTCGCGAGCCTGCCCAAGCTGCTGCCCCTCGCGCGGAGGGAAGAAATTCCGCCGTCCCCTGCGGCGTCGGAGGGGACCGCCCGCGCCGCATTGCCTCCGCCTGCAGCGCCGAGATCGGGCAAGTTTGGATTTTGGTACCTTG ACGCGAGGGGCAAGCGCGTGGACAGCATCGACAGTGCGAGACTCCGCCTCGATCCAGAAGAGTTCATCGCCCTCCGCCAGATCGAGTTCCGCGAGTCGCAGCGCACGCACCCGATTACGGCACAGCTGCGCCTCATTGCCGACTTTCCGACActcaacgacgacggtgtGGCGACACTGACGGCGTTTATTGTCGAGGACGGTGCGCCCCCA TTTCGTCTTTCCCAGTCGGGGATCGGCAAGGTATTTTACGTGGTCGAGGATTTCCAGCTTGCCGAGCGCATGGAATTCCACGGCGCGAAAATCATGACGGCAAAGTCGCAGATCCAAGTGATCAGCGGTTTCTTTCTCAAGGAGACACACAAGCTGAATGACACGATCGATTTTCTCGCCACAATGACCTCTGTCATTGAGCGCACGCACCGCGACCTCGAGATGATTCCGCCCCGTTTCATCTCACGAACTTCGTACAGCTCGCTGCAAGCGACCTTGCGAAAGACGTATCCGGACAAGGCGTTCCTCACGTCGTTTGACTCCTACCAGGCCCTCAACGACAAAAGTGGCAGCAGGACCGTGTACGAGACCCTAGCGCGAATGCTGCTCTGCGTCAAGGGCATGAGCCCAGAAcgagtcgccgccgtgcttgACAA CTATGAAAAGGCGCCACTCTGA
- the gaaC_0 gene encoding L-threo-3-deoxy-hexylosonate aldolase has translation MTASNGTTNGTAKRVLKAGVWAPSPTFYDENEELDLTTLATHVVSLAKAGVQPVICGSMGESHHLTREERKAVIGAARKALDDAGFTDAVLIAGTGGNSTRATIALSQDAAEAGADIAIVIPPGYFSGALGKEALKTFFADVAAASPIPVMIYNYPGAAGTIDLDSDTIIEIARESPNICGVKLTCGAVGKLTRITGATATPDFAAKYPRTHADVAPEFITLGGFADFLLPTVGAGRAHGAIMGLANVYPRGIARLFQLADKIATDAQPSKADLTKALKLQDLAAGADQTLARGGIAATKWWLKKHNGYPSARVRRPLLDYTDAAGEKIEADAIVAEFYELEKSLA, from the exons ATGACTGCATCCAACGGCACTACCAACGGCACCGCCAAGCGCgtcctcaaggccggcgtCTGGGCGCCTAGCCCTACCTTTTACGACGAGAacgaggagctcg ACCTGACCACCCTCGCGACCCACGTCGTCTCGCTCGCAAAGGCCGGCGTCCAGCCCGTCATCTGCGGCTCGATGGGCGAGTCGCACCACCTCAcccgcgaggagcgcaaggcggttatcggcgcggcgcgcaaggcgctcgacgacgcagggTTCACTGACGCCGTGTTGATTGCTGGCAC CGGCGGCAACTCGACCCGTGCCACCATCGCCCTCTCGcaggacgcggccgaggccggcgccgacattgCCATCGTCATCCCGCCCGGCTACTTCTcgggcgcgctcggcaaggaggcGCTCAAGACCTTCTTCGCCGacgtggccgcggcgtcgcccaTCCCCGTCATGATCTACAACTaccccggcgcggcgggcacgatcgacctcgactcggacacgATCATCGAGATTGCGCGCGAGAGCCCCAACATCTGCGGAGTCAAGCTCACgtgcggcgccgtcggcaagctcACGCGCATcacgggcgcgacggccaccCCCGACTTTGCCGCCAAGTACccccgcacgcacgccgacgtcgcgccagAGTTTATCACGCTCGGCGGGTTCGCAgacttcctcctccccactgtgggtgcggggcgcgcgcacggcgccaTCATGGGCCTCGCCAACGTCTACCCCCGCGGGATTGCGCGTCTcttccagctcgccgacaagatcgccaccgacgcccagccctccaaggccgacctcaccaaggcgctcaagctccaggacctcgctgccggcgccgaccagaCGCTCGCGCGTGGCGGCATCGCGGCCACCAAGTGGTGGCTCAAGAAGCACAACGGATACCCCTCGGCCCGTGTCCGCCGCCCTCTCCTCGACTACACTGACGCTGCTGGCGAGAAGATTGAGGCCGACGCGATTGTCGCCGAGTTctacgagctcgagaagtCGCTCGCGTAG
- the PRP46 gene encoding Pre-mRNA-splicing factor PRP46, giving the protein MSTEVAAPAPSTSAAGETTPLPPLADLVRRSAKRTRVTYGGEFSLGLSDEPERATKVKLASKLAREYKDVQVLPPVLQAAGAGAGPKRPAAAGAAAAGPAAGPSAGPKLITGGDSLRDPGADTAAPSAPRALVKFRHQEGFAAEGGAASSRLSQALMRKKEAREVKPVYHPQWKLSRVISGHMGWVRAVTVDPGNQWFATGAGDRVIKIWDLASGELKLSLTGHISTIRGLAVSDRHPYLFSAGEDKMVKCWDLETNKVIRHYHGHYSGVYTIAVHPTLDVLVTGGRDASVRVWDMRSRANIFTLTGHTSTVADVKTQNVDPQIISGSMDSTIRLWDLAAGKSMQTLTHHKKAVRSLAVHETEYSFASGSSGTNNIKKWKCPEGIFVNNFVGHEAIINTLSLNQEGVLFSGADNGTLTMWDYATGLPFQHLKDIPQPGSLDAEAGVFCSTFDRTGTRLITGGADKTIKVYSEVA; this is encoded by the exons ATGTCGACAGAAGTAGCGGCACCCGCGCCATCCACttccgccgctggcgagacgacgccgctcccgccgctcgcAGACCTGGTGCGGCGGAGCGCGAAGCGCACGCGCGTGACGTACGGAGGCGAGTTCTCGCTCGGGCTGTCGGACGAGCCAGAACGCGCGACAAAGGTCAAGCTCGCGTCCAAGCTCGCACGGGAGTACAAGGACGTGCAGGTTCTCCCGCCGGTGCTGCAGGCCGCTGGTGCGGGTGCAGGCCCGAagcggccagcggcagctggcgccgcggctgcaGGCCCCGCTGCCGGGCCCAGCGCCGGACCAAAGCTCATCACGGGCGGCGACTCGCTGCGCGACCCCGGCGCTGACACGGCCGCACCCTCTGccccccgcgcgctcgtcaagtTCCGGCACCAGGAGGGCTTTGCGGCGGAAGGAggggccgcgtcgtcgcgcctcTCGCAAGCGCTCATGCGCAAGAAGGAGGCGAGGGAGGTCAAGCCGGTGTACCATCCTCAGT GGAAGCTGTCCCGCGTCATCTCGGGCCACATGGGCTGGGTGCGCGCCGTCACTGTCGACCCCGGAAACCAGTGGTTTGCGAcgggcgccggcgaccgCGTGATCAAGATCTGGGACCTGGCGTCgggcgagctcaagctcaGTCTGACGGGACATATCTCGACTATTCGTGGACTGGCCGTGTCGGACAGGCATCCGTACTTGTTCAGTGCGGGCGAGGACAAG ATGGTCAAGTGCTGGGACTTGGAAACCAACAAGGTGATCCGCCACTACCACGGCCACTACTCGGGCGTGTACACCATCGCTGTGCACCCCACGCTCGACGTTCTCGTCACTGGTGGTCGTGACGCCAGTGTCCGCGTGTGGGACATGCGTTCCCGCGCCAACATCTTCACGCTCACCGGCCACACGAGcacggtcgccgacgtcaagACGCAGAATGTCGACCCGCAGATCATCTCGGGCAGCATGGACAGTACCATTAG GCTCTGGGACCTGGCTGCCGGCAAGAGCATGCAGACCCTCACGCACCACAAGAAGGCggtccgctcgctcgccgtccacGAGACCGAGTACAGCTTTGCGTCGGGCAGCTCGGGAACAAACAA CATTAAAAAGTGGAAGTGCCCCGAGGGCATCTTTGTCAACAACTTTGTCGGACACGAGGCGATTATCAACACGCTGTCGCTCAACCAGGAGGGTGTGCTGTTCTctggtg CCGACAACGGAACATTGACAATGTGGGACTACGCCACTGGGTTGCCGTTCCAGCACCTCAAGGACATTCCCCAGCCTGGATCGCTGGATGCTGAGGCG GGTGTCTTCTGCTCGACATTCGACCGGACAGGCACACGACTCATCACTGGTGGTGCCGACAAGACGATCAAGGTGTACTCTGAGGTTGCATAG